One genomic segment of Ictalurus punctatus breed USDA103 chromosome 4, Coco_2.0, whole genome shotgun sequence includes these proteins:
- the odf3b gene encoding outer dense fiber protein 3-B isoform X1: MASPDPWVGSWRPHKPRGPIAALYRGPGPKYALPAVTGESGHDPRKWKAPAYSFGIQHQQLSDSCSPGPGYLIPSNITRIGRDGNPAYSLNSRPKDPQLFQTPGPGTYHPETSATATFYSAPAYSLHPRTKLFRNDQTPGPAAYMLPPVLGPKSVSKRSAPNISLRGRSNIGSFHEDLKKTPGPGTYTVVDPNVYRPKSPQYSIVGRNSFPGDTTKKPGPGAHYPEQVNFTRTKAPSFSFGIRHSEYTAPLILDIAD, encoded by the exons ATGGCCAGTCCTGATCCGTGGGTTGGTTCCTGGAGGCCTCACAAGCCAAGAGGTCCTATTGCTGCACTGTACCGCGGCCCCGGGCCCAAGTATGCCCTCCCAGCGGTTACAG GTGAAAGTGGGCATGACCCACGGAAATGGAAAGCTCCTGCATACAGTTTTGGAATACAGCATCAGCAATTAAGTGACAGCTGCTCGCCCGGACCTGGCTACCTCATACCCTCCAATATCACCAGAATCGGACGCGATGGCAACCCTGCGTATTCACTAAACAGTCGACCCAAAGACCCTCAGCTCTTCCAGACCCCAGGACCAG ggaCTTATCACCCTGAGACATCAGCAACAGCAACCTTTTATTCTGCTCCTGCATACTCACTGCACCCTCGGACCAAATTGTTTCGTAATGACCAAACACCAG GGCCTGCTGCGTACATGCTTCCCCCAGTGCTCGGGCCAAAATCAGTGAGTAAAAGATCTGCCCCGAACATCTCCCTCAGAGGCCGCAGCAATATTGGCAGCTTCCATGAAGATTTAAAGAAG ACACCAGGTCCTGGGACTTACACAGTTGTGGATCCAAACGTGTACAGACCAAAATCCCCGCAGTACAGCATTGTCGGCCGCAACAGCTTTCCTGGTGATACGACCAAGAAGCCAGGGCCTGGAGCTCACTATCCAGAGCAG GTGAACTTCACAAGAACCAAAGCTCCCAGCTTCTCCTTTGGTATCCGTCACTCGGAGTACACTGCCCCACTGATCCTGGATATCGCTGATTAA
- the zgc:77752 gene encoding protein tyrosine phosphatase domain-containing protein 1, with amino-acid sequence MTSLIPVPKPSYSQARETLVKAIPPKVICLLACGGRDCRYEGPVCWRPSQQAIKGLFSSWVTDDIVAMARPSTNLIKTYNLIDQFKKLNIKSIINMQLPGEHAHCGPELEPDSGFTYSPQIFMENQIYFYNFGMADFGVSSPEGILDAVKVLAFSVQEGKVAVHCHAGLGRTGVLIACYLIYTLRISASEAVHYVRIKRPCSIQTRAQINLVFDFARLLGSQLVQYPMPNMRPGAPFSMRQYLQRQVMLLHGEEAHSLAHTPKILHFLCSLLTALAQGTASPLDVRQELEKKAAILVLQQAVRNVLARQWYLPVLVEGEDRCVSVSSWDEPFGFLERKREMLLNKRSYSESDLSKISLNKDMKFIHRSTLFGNDGKVYNGISSHLRKEESVNPALSVWINESNCVTDRQTHISSSNHHLGKPNAGKRAMCMMKTSKEFPKFSSNIELCKNNKYGKGSTASRAVAKAMAQQEPAGSKILQRAALLQEELNISAYGWATLAMETDPKVLSALMWIWLEKLKDPVLSADDISKLTNTPGPNPLKMLHKSQRSTLCCLLSCVAQVTSQCPHLEAPVLQKLIKALTRYRTEETESYNVLLKMFGAKVRDIKHLSCFHVATGMSAIGKIY; translated from the exons ATGACCTCGCTGATTCCAGTGCCAAAGCCCTCATATTCCCAGGCCAGGGAAACCCTGGTAAAGGCCATTCCCCCAAAGGTCATCTGCTTGCTGGCCTGTGGGGGAAGAGACTGCCGCTATGAGGGGCCAGTGTGCTGGAGACCAAGCCAACAGGCCATTAAGGGCCTCTTCTCTAGCTG GGTGACTGACGACATTGTTGCCATGGCAAGGCCATCCACCAATCTCATTAAGACGTACAACTTAATAGACCAGTTTAAAAA GTTGAACATTAAATCCATCATTAATATGCAGCTGCCAGGTGAGCACGCTCACTGCGGTCCTGAACTGGAGCCTGACAGCGGCTTCACATACTCACCTCAGATATTCATGGAGAATCAGA TTTACTTCTATAACTTTGGCATGGCTGATTTTGGCGTGTCATCTCCGGAGGGGATTCTAGATGCAGTGAAGGTTTTGGCCTTCTCTGTGCAGGAGGGTAAAGTGGCTGTacactgtcatgctggactGGGCAGAACAG GAGTGCTGATTGCATgctacttgatctacacgttAAGGATCAGTGCTAGCGAGGCTGTGCACTATGTGCGGATAAAGAGGCCTTGCTCGATTCAGACCCGTGCCCAGATCAACCTGGTGTTTGACTTTGCGAGGCTCCTGGGCTCCCAGCTTGTGCAGTACCCAATGCCAAACATGCGGCCTGGTGCCCCATTCAGTATGAGGCAGTATCTTCAGCGCCAGGTCATGCTCTTACATGGTGAAGAGGCCCATTCCCTTGCACACACACCAAAGATCTTGCATTTTCTGTGCAGCCTGCTGACAGCCCTCGCCCAGGGAACAGCCAGTCCTCTAGATGTTCGGCAGGAACTGGAGAAAAAAGCAGCCATTTTGGTTCTACAGCAGGCTGTGAGGAATGTATTGGCACGTCAGTGGTATTTGCCTGTCCTGGTGGAAGGGGAAGACCGTTGCGTGTCTGTCTCTTCCTGGGACGAGCCTTTCGGATTTTTAGAAAGGAAGAGGGAAATGCTTTTGAACAAGCGCAGTTACAGTGAATCAGACCTCAGCAAAATTTCTCTAAACAAG GACATGAAATTTATACACAGGTCGACACTGTTTGGGAATGATGGTAAAGTCTATAATGGAATTTCGAGTCATTTAAGAAAGGAGGAATCGGTAAATCCTGCTTTGAGTGTCTGGATAAATGAGTCTAACTGtgtaacagacagacagacacacatatcATCATCAAATCATCACCTGGGTAAGCCCAATGCTGGCAAGAGGGCAATGTGCATGATGAAAACATCTAAAGAATTCCCAAAATTCAGCTCCAATATCGAG CTCTGTAAAAATAACAAGTATGGAAAAGGGTCAACCGCATCAAGAGCTGTTGCTAAAGCAATGGCACAACAGGAACCCGCAGGCAGCAAAATCCTGCAAAGAGCTGCACTATTACAG GAGGAACTGAACATCAGCGCTTATGGATGGGCCACACTGGCCATGGAGACAGACCCGAAAGTTCTAAGTGCTCTGATGTGGATCTGGTTAGAAAAACTAAAG GATCCTGTCCTGAGTGCAGACGACATAAGTAAACTAACAAATACGCCTGGTCCAAATCCCCTAAAAATGCTGCACAAG TCACAGCGTAGCACTCTGTGTTGTTTGCTGAGCTGTGTGGCTCAAGTGACATCTCAGTGTCCACACCTTGAAGCCCCTGTCCTGCAGAAGCTTATCAAGGCACTGACCAGG TACCGTACAGAAGAAACAGAGAGCTATAATGTCTTGCTGAAGATGTTTGGAGCCAAAGTAAGAGATATCAAGCATCTCTCATGCTTCCACGTGGCTACAGGGATGTCAGCAATCggaaaaatatattaa
- the tsen34 gene encoding tRNA-splicing endonuclease subunit Sen34: MDWNATESIIQSDEQHAESSECVDARNKREEEKVENQTVNISLCGSTPLLWRAADIRKCREEVGVIGTLVGSLARQPRQNIRLGRPLELLQEEARLLVQTGKATALRHKELSENAGSRLKAVELYRARLEQSYEEQCALALEERKAVLQRVMNEKQNVHKDNEGAELAVRERLESLEKSFSFPRSAMAIQLYTARAGFSHCPEEHAFLAADWPMPRDERSETRFRVYKDLRSKGFYLTTAGKFGGDYLVYPGDPLRFHAHFIALCLPMDEKVPLCDILAIARLGSNVKKTVILCSPQDTSDSGEEIEEEVVYSSLQWSGIV, encoded by the exons ATGGACTGGAATGCGACAGAATCGATCATCCAGTCTGATGAACAGCACGCGGAAAGCAGCGAGTGTGTGGACGCGAGAAATAAACGCGAGGAAGAGAAGGTTGAGAATCAGACTGTTAACATCAGCTTGTGCGGATCCACGCCTTTGCTGTGGAGGGCGGCCGACATTAGGAAGTGTAGAGAAGAGGTCGGGGTGATCGGGACTCTTGTGGGGTCTCTGGCCAGACAGCCAAGGCAGAACATCAGACTGGGAAGACCGCTGGAACTCCTGCAGGAAGAGGCTCGGTTGCTGGTGCAGACTGGAAAGGCGACTGCTTTACGGCATAAAGAG CTGTCTGAAAATGCAGGAAGTCGTTTGAAGGCGGTTGAGTTGTACCGGGCCAGACTAGAGCAGAGTTATGAGGAGCAATGTGCTCTCGCCCTGGAGGAAAGGAAGGCTGTACTGCAAAGAGTAATGAATGAGAAACAGAATG TTCATAAGGATAATGAGGGAGCAGAGCTGGCAGTAAGGGAAAGACTTGAATCTCTGGAGAAGAGCTTCTCATTCCCACGCTCTGCCATGGCTATCCAACTCTATACTGCTCGTGCTGGCTTCAGTCACTGTCCTGAGGAACATGCTTTCTTAGCTGCTGATTGGCCAATGCCTAGAGACGAGCGCTCGGAGACGAGGTTCCGGGTTTATAAGGATCTTAGGAGTAAAGGCTTCTACCTAACTACAGCAGGGAAGTTTGGGGGAGATTATTTGGTGTATCCAG GTGATCCACTCCGCTTTCACGCCCACTTCATTGCCCTGTGCTTGCCTATGGATGAAAAAGTACCACTCTGTGACATTCTCGCTATTGCAAGGCTTGGGTCCAATGTAAAGAAAACAGTGATACTTTGCTCACCACAGGATACCAGTGACAGCGGAGAGGAAATAGAAGAGGAGGTTGTGTATTCATCTCTGCAGTGGAGTGGAATAGTATAG
- the bcl7bb gene encoding B-cell CLL/lymphoma 7 protein family member B-B: MSGRSVRAETRSRAKDDIKKVMAAIERVRRWEKKWVTVGDTSLRIFKWVPVSETKQIFKAKGPGGASRELKGFPTDVVLENARSVLLDFQDDNSNQSFLSDAYQSNNKVDSSSNSSSQHASGAVSPTHTPYFRTEDSQPPTLGQETMEEPSMASSEVTDEPPTLIKEDLLPLSAQEDEDVAVAPPLKRVCTE, translated from the exons ATGTCCGGACGATCAGTACGAGCAGAAACGCGAAGCCGTGCAAAAGATGATATCAAAAAAGTCATGGCGGCGATCGAAAGGGTCCGAAGATG GGAGAAAAAGTGGGTAACTGTGGGCGACACATCCTTACGAATCTTTAAGTGGGTTCCTGTATCAGAGACGAAGCAG ATATTTAAAGCTAAAGGCCCAGGAGGGGCATCGAGGGAACTGAAGGGCTTTCCTACAGACGTGGTGCTAGAAAATGCTCGCTCAGTCTTACTGGATTTCCAAG ATGACAATAGTAACCAGAGTTTCTTGTCGGATGCCTATCAGTCGAATAACAAAGTGGACAGCAGCAGTAACTCTAGTTCACAGCATGCCAGTGGGGCAGTGAGCCCTACTCACACTCCCTACTTCCGCACAGAGGACTCGCAGCCACCCACCCTGGGACAGGAGACCATGGAGG AGCCATCAATGGCCAGCAGTGAAGTCACTGATGAACCTCCAACTCTGATAAAAGAGGATTTGCTGCCTCTGTCTGCTCAG GAGGATGAGGATGTGGCAGTTGCTCCGCCGTTGAAAAGAGTTTGCACAGAATAA